A window of the Armatimonadota bacterium genome harbors these coding sequences:
- a CDS encoding preprotein translocase subunit SecE, which translates to MASISKHGEEASPGMIARMRRSANEIWMEWLRVTKPNHNDTTRMAMAVLGVVIVFTLWLAVLDAILSFGITAIENRFNLKP; encoded by the coding sequence ATGGCGTCGATAAGCAAACATGGAGAGGAAGCCAGCCCCGGCATGATCGCACGGATGCGGCGCTCGGCCAACGAGATCTGGATGGAGTGGCTGCGCGTTACGAAGCCGAATCACAACGACACAACCCGCATGGCGATGGCCGTGTTGGGCGTTGTGATCGTCTTTACGCTTTGGCTGGCAGTGCTGGACGCTATCTTGTCGTTTGGAATCACCGCCATCGAGAATCGCTTTAACCTAAAGCCATGA
- a CDS encoding uracil-DNA glycosylase translates to MELLRVESLGCQRCGLAAGRTNVVFGEGNPSAPLVLVGEGPGETEDATGRPFVGRAGQLLDQALKQAGMTRKHVYICNIVKCRPTLTEGGRLRNRAPAPDEIEACSDWLGRQLRAISPLVIVCLGAPSANALIHKGFRITAERGEWFTSQYARAITATFHPAYVLRQGGAAYEQGYGALMGDLLAARHKVIELRSEPVAEPTVEEEEQLSLF, encoded by the coding sequence TTGGAATTGTTGCGAGTTGAATCGCTAGGCTGCCAACGTTGCGGACTTGCCGCCGGTCGCACAAACGTGGTGTTTGGCGAAGGCAACCCGTCCGCGCCGCTGGTATTGGTCGGCGAGGGGCCGGGCGAGACGGAAGATGCGACCGGAAGGCCGTTTGTCGGTCGGGCGGGACAATTGTTAGATCAGGCGTTGAAGCAGGCGGGCATGACGCGCAAGCACGTTTACATCTGTAATATCGTCAAGTGTCGGCCTACGCTGACGGAGGGCGGTCGATTGCGCAATCGGGCTCCGGCGCCGGACGAGATCGAGGCTTGTTCGGATTGGTTGGGTCGTCAATTACGGGCGATTTCTCCGCTGGTGATCGTTTGTTTGGGGGCGCCGTCGGCGAATGCGCTTATTCATAAGGGGTTTCGGATTACTGCCGAGCGCGGCGAGTGGTTCACATCTCAGTACGCTCGGGCGATTACAGCGACGTTCCACCCTGCCTATGTGCTGAGACAGGGGGGCGCGGCGTATGAGCAAGGCTATGGAGCGTTGATGGGCGATCTGCTGGCGGCCCGGCACAAGGTGATCGAATTGAGAAGCGAGCCGGTCGCCGAGCCGACTGTCGAAGAAGAGGAGCAGTTAAGCCTCTTTTAG
- a CDS encoding carbon starvation protein A: MSAIWIVIGSLAAFAVVYRFYTAFLSAKVAMLNDERSTPAHRLKDGHDYQPTNRWVLFGHHFAAIAGPGPLIGPVLAAQWGYLPGLIWIVIGCCFAGAAHDFVILWASVREDGKSLSQIARSAISPTSGLISSIAVLFIIICLLAGVAVTVVNALAESPWGMFTIMVSIPAALLTGLWMYRIRPGKVGEASLVGMAILSFGVIAGHWVQESALAPYLTFDKETLRLALPAYAFVASVLPVWVLMCPRDYLSSYMKAGVMILLGAGLILANPTLKMPATTPFMSGGSPVIGGSVWPFVCITIMCGAVSGFHALIASGTTPKMINKESDIRMVSSGAMLLEGFVAVTALLAAACLDPGDYFAINADQSKPATQAAYVTAVQTMQEQHGWDIAPKGVEQLATDVGEKSLVGRTGGAVTLAVGMASIFNKLPIVGGLMSYWYHFVIMFEALFILTLLETGTRVARFVFQEFLQQLKPKQDEAREVSYRGVVLFSLITTGAWGWMLYTATIDTIWRMMGIANQLLAGIALAVGTTYILMHSRKKIYALVTLIPFAFVLATIFTAGFMQSSDWWGKAALGGPDAFKFQLQSVLTVTLLVLTSFIALDAARRWWQLAMEDKTPREPLLKEA; this comes from the coding sequence ATGAGCGCGATCTGGATTGTCATCGGTAGCCTGGCGGCTTTCGCAGTCGTCTATCGCTTCTACACGGCGTTCCTATCGGCAAAAGTCGCTATGCTGAACGACGAGCGATCAACTCCGGCGCATCGGCTCAAAGACGGCCACGACTACCAGCCGACCAACCGTTGGGTCCTGTTCGGACATCACTTTGCCGCCATCGCTGGCCCGGGCCCCCTCATCGGGCCGGTGCTCGCCGCACAATGGGGCTATCTGCCGGGCCTTATCTGGATCGTCATCGGTTGTTGCTTTGCAGGCGCGGCGCACGACTTCGTCATCTTGTGGGCATCGGTGCGCGAGGACGGCAAGAGCCTCAGCCAAATCGCCCGAAGCGCCATCAGCCCAACCTCTGGGCTGATTAGTTCCATCGCCGTACTCTTCATCATCATCTGCCTCTTGGCCGGCGTCGCCGTTACCGTCGTCAACGCTCTGGCCGAAAGCCCTTGGGGCATGTTCACCATCATGGTCTCGATCCCAGCCGCATTGCTGACCGGTCTCTGGATGTATCGCATACGGCCCGGCAAGGTCGGCGAGGCCTCACTGGTCGGCATGGCGATCCTCTCCTTTGGCGTTATTGCAGGCCACTGGGTGCAAGAATCGGCCCTCGCGCCCTATCTCACCTTTGACAAAGAAACTCTGCGACTGGCATTGCCTGCCTATGCCTTTGTCGCATCGGTATTGCCAGTTTGGGTGCTTATGTGCCCGCGCGACTATCTCAGCTCCTATATGAAAGCCGGCGTCATGATCCTGCTGGGAGCCGGGTTGATCCTGGCCAATCCCACCCTAAAAATGCCCGCCACAACGCCCTTTATGAGCGGAGGAAGCCCCGTCATCGGCGGCTCGGTCTGGCCGTTCGTCTGCATCACCATCATGTGCGGCGCAGTTTCGGGCTTTCATGCGCTCATCGCATCGGGCACAACGCCCAAGATGATCAACAAAGAGAGCGACATACGCATGGTCTCTTCCGGCGCGATGCTCTTAGAAGGCTTTGTCGCCGTAACCGCGCTCTTGGCCGCGGCCTGTCTCGACCCCGGAGACTACTTCGCCATCAACGCCGATCAATCCAAACCAGCCACCCAAGCCGCTTACGTAACAGCCGTGCAAACGATGCAGGAACAGCACGGCTGGGACATCGCCCCAAAGGGCGTCGAGCAGTTGGCGACTGACGTAGGAGAAAAGAGCCTGGTCGGCCGCACGGGAGGCGCCGTAACGCTTGCGGTCGGCATGGCCTCGATCTTCAATAAACTGCCAATCGTAGGCGGCCTCATGTCCTATTGGTACCACTTCGTCATCATGTTCGAAGCGCTCTTTATCCTCACCCTATTAGAAACCGGCACCCGTGTCGCGCGATTCGTCTTTCAAGAGTTCTTGCAACAACTCAAACCCAAGCAAGACGAGGCTCGCGAGGTCAGCTATCGCGGAGTCGTCCTTTTCAGCCTAATCACGACCGGCGCATGGGGTTGGATGCTCTATACCGCCACCATAGACACCATCTGGCGCATGATGGGGATCGCCAATCAACTCTTGGCCGGCATTGCGCTCGCCGTGGGCACGACCTACATCCTCATGCATTCGAGAAAGAAAATCTACGCGCTCGTAACGCTCATCCCGTTCGCTTTTGTTCTCGCGACCATCTTTACTGCCGGCTTCATGCAATCCTCTGATTGGTGGGGCAAAGCCGCTCTGGGAGGCCCAGACGCCTTCAAGTTCCAGCTTCAGTCGGTCTTGACGGTTACTTTGCTGGTATTGACCAGTTTCATCGCCCTAGACGCGGCCAGGCGCTGGTGGCAATTGGCCATGGAGGACAAAACGCCGAGGGAACCGTTGCTAAAAGAGGCTTAA
- the mnmE gene encoding tRNA uridine-5-carboxymethylaminomethyl(34) synthesis GTPase MnmE, translated as MRPSPEDTISAIATGAGAIGIVRVSGPLALQIARQIARKEPKDRAAIRSKFWDSQNVIDSGIVLPFFAPHSYTGEDVVEFHCHGSPAILRAVLDLTFKHGARLAEPGEFTQRAYLNGKMSLSEAEAVADLIQARTDRFAKAAAQSLDGQFGRITRELIEACLSLIAMLEAEIDFSEELEIDLSGTIEDALCSLLASTDRLIGDAHLCQLMRSGARVAIVGRPNVGKSSLLNRLAGSDRAIVTDIPGTTRDTIETEIDLNGAPVTFIDTAGYRSTNDPVETIGVERATRAIESADLVLLLADASAGWTPEDQAIPADDVLKVFNKADLAPPPEGEIGISAKTGEGLDRLLTTIANRLGAVEQDNTLLVQARHLETLRLARVDLCEAAGALREKAPPEVVAIPLRSAWNRLNSIVDESPDDAIVDAIFKNFCIGK; from the coding sequence TTGAGGCCAAGCCCAGAAGATACGATCAGCGCAATAGCGACCGGCGCCGGCGCCATCGGCATCGTCCGAGTCAGCGGCCCGTTGGCTCTTCAAATCGCTCGCCAAATCGCGCGCAAAGAACCTAAAGACCGCGCCGCGATCCGCTCCAAGTTCTGGGATAGCCAAAATGTGATCGATTCGGGCATTGTGCTCCCCTTTTTCGCGCCGCACAGTTACACAGGCGAAGATGTGGTCGAGTTTCATTGCCACGGCAGCCCCGCGATCTTGCGCGCCGTGCTTGATCTGACGTTCAAACACGGCGCAAGATTGGCCGAACCCGGCGAGTTCACCCAGCGCGCCTACCTCAACGGCAAGATGAGCCTATCTGAAGCAGAGGCCGTTGCCGACCTCATCCAGGCGCGCACCGATCGCTTTGCAAAGGCCGCCGCACAAAGTCTGGACGGCCAGTTTGGCCGCATAACGCGAGAATTGATCGAAGCGTGCCTTAGCTTGATCGCAATGCTCGAAGCCGAGATCGATTTTTCAGAAGAGTTAGAAATCGATCTGAGCGGTACGATCGAAGATGCGCTCTGCTCCCTCTTGGCCTCGACCGACCGACTGATTGGAGATGCCCATCTGTGCCAACTGATGCGTTCGGGCGCTCGAGTCGCCATTGTCGGACGCCCAAATGTCGGCAAATCGTCGCTTCTCAACCGGCTGGCCGGTTCTGATAGGGCGATCGTAACCGACATACCCGGCACCACCCGAGACACGATAGAAACCGAGATCGATCTAAACGGGGCGCCTGTAACCTTCATCGACACGGCCGGTTACCGTTCAACGAACGATCCGGTCGAAACAATTGGAGTCGAACGCGCCACACGAGCGATCGAGAGCGCCGACCTGGTTCTGCTACTGGCCGACGCATCCGCAGGATGGACCCCTGAGGACCAAGCGATCCCCGCTGACGACGTATTAAAGGTCTTTAACAAAGCCGATCTTGCGCCGCCGCCAGAAGGCGAAATCGGCATCTCCGCCAAGACCGGAGAAGGCCTCGATCGCCTCTTGACGACCATTGCAAACCGCCTTGGCGCGGTCGAACAAGACAATACCCTTCTAGTGCAGGCTCGGCACTTAGAAACCCTCCGGTTGGCAAGGGTCGATCTTTGCGAAGCCGCTGGCGCTTTGCGCGAAAAGGCCCCGCCAGAAGTCGTCGCAATCCCTCTCCGTTCGGCTTGGAACCGGCTGAACAGCATCGTTGACGAATCGCCGGACGACGCCATCGTCGACGCCATCTTTAAGAACTTTTGCATAGGAAAATAG
- the nusG gene encoding transcription termination/antitermination factor NusG produces MTKRWYVVRTLVGHENKVRATLERRAQAADLSDRITRILIPTEQEIRTRAGKKQTITRKVFPGYLLVEMILDDDTWTLIRTTPGVASFISSGDRPIPMHDYEVEEILKSIEDSKVKPRVAWKRGDNVRVVDGHFADFTGKIEEVNGDRETVKVLISIFGRDTPVELEFQQIERLT; encoded by the coding sequence ATGACCAAGCGCTGGTACGTTGTTAGGACGCTCGTGGGACACGAGAACAAGGTTCGCGCCACATTGGAGCGGCGCGCGCAGGCGGCCGACTTATCCGACCGCATCACTCGCATATTGATTCCGACCGAGCAAGAGATTCGCACCCGCGCCGGCAAGAAGCAGACGATCACGCGCAAGGTTTTTCCCGGCTATCTCTTGGTAGAGATGATCTTGGACGACGACACATGGACGCTGATCCGCACGACGCCCGGCGTCGCTAGTTTCATCAGCTCGGGCGACCGGCCGATCCCCATGCACGATTATGAGGTCGAAGAGATTTTGAAGTCTATCGAGGACAGCAAGGTCAAGCCTCGCGTGGCATGGAAGCGCGGCGACAACGTGCGCGTGGTGGACGGACACTTTGCCGATTTTACAGGCAAAATAGAAGAGGTCAACGGCGACCGAGAGACGGTCAAAGTACTGATCTCGATTTTTGGCAGAGACACCCCGGTCGAGCTGGAATTTCAACAGATCGAACGCCTAACCTAA
- the mtnA gene encoding S-methyl-5-thioribose-1-phosphate isomerase — MSDIRPVQWTADGLEIIDQTQLPFRFIVERHKEAESVARAIKDMKVRGAPAIGIAAAYGIALEAQQGADRQQLLTACQMMRQTRPTAVNLFAAMDRIEQAVREGKDVLAEAHAVAQEDLEADLRMAELGADLIPLNARALTICNTGALATGGYGTAYGILRKAYETGKLEIVYACETRPRLQGMRLTAWELARNGIPFRVISDGMAGWLMSKRMVDFVIAGADRIAANGDTANKIGTYSLATLAHAHGIPFYIAAPTTTIDSSTPDGNSIPIEERSSTEVTHIDNVQIAPDECPVWNPAFDVTPARLITAIVTEQAVCRPPYRFG, encoded by the coding sequence ATGAGCGACATACGACCCGTCCAATGGACTGCCGACGGACTGGAGATTATCGATCAAACCCAATTGCCGTTCCGATTCATCGTCGAACGCCACAAAGAAGCCGAAAGCGTGGCCCGAGCGATCAAAGACATGAAGGTCCGCGGCGCTCCGGCGATCGGCATCGCGGCGGCCTATGGCATAGCGCTAGAAGCGCAACAAGGCGCCGATCGACAACAGTTGCTGACTGCCTGCCAAATGATGAGACAAACCCGGCCCACCGCCGTCAACCTCTTTGCCGCCATGGATCGAATCGAACAAGCCGTTAGAGAAGGGAAGGACGTTCTGGCAGAAGCCCATGCGGTCGCCCAAGAAGACCTCGAAGCCGATCTAAGAATGGCCGAATTGGGCGCAGACCTGATACCGCTGAACGCCCGAGCGCTGACTATCTGCAATACAGGCGCCCTGGCAACGGGCGGCTATGGCACCGCCTACGGCATCTTGCGAAAAGCATACGAAACCGGCAAACTTGAAATCGTCTACGCTTGCGAGACGCGCCCGCGCCTTCAAGGCATGAGGCTGACCGCTTGGGAACTGGCTCGCAACGGCATTCCCTTTCGCGTCATCTCGGACGGTATGGCCGGATGGCTCATGTCCAAACGTATGGTCGATTTCGTCATTGCGGGCGCCGATCGGATTGCAGCAAACGGCGACACGGCGAACAAGATCGGGACCTACAGCCTCGCCACCCTGGCCCATGCGCACGGAATTCCGTTCTACATCGCCGCGCCCACGACAACGATCGACTCTTCAACCCCGGACGGCAATTCGATTCCGATTGAGGAACGAAGCTCCACAGAAGTTACGCACATTGACAACGTACAGATAGCGCCGGACGAATGCCCCGTGTGGAACCCGGCCTTCGATGTAACGCCTGCCCGGCTGATCACGGCGATCGTAACCGAGCAGGCCGTATGTCGACCGCCCTATCGGTTTGGCTAA
- the rplK gene encoding 50S ribosomal protein L11, whose amino-acid sequence MAKRVINVVKLNLPAGAATPAPPVGPALGQAGVNIMDFVKNFNDRTASQKGMVLPTEITVYEDRSFTFIVKQPLASALIRQAAGIEKGSGNPLKQKVGKITRAQLKEAAERKMPDLNANDIEAAMQIMAGTARSMGVEVVD is encoded by the coding sequence ATGGCGAAAAGAGTCATCAACGTAGTTAAGCTGAACCTCCCAGCGGGAGCCGCCACACCGGCGCCGCCCGTTGGTCCGGCGCTCGGTCAAGCGGGCGTCAACATCATGGATTTTGTGAAGAACTTTAACGACCGCACCGCTTCGCAAAAGGGCATGGTGCTTCCGACCGAGATCACGGTTTACGAAGATCGGTCGTTTACGTTCATCGTCAAGCAACCTTTGGCGTCGGCACTGATCCGACAGGCCGCGGGCATCGAAAAGGGTTCCGGCAATCCCCTGAAGCAGAAGGTCGGCAAGATCACTCGGGCGCAGTTGAAAGAAGCGGCTGAGAGAAAGATGCCAGACCTGAACGCGAACGACATCGAAGCCGCTATGCAGATCATGGCGGGCACTGCGCGCTCTATGGGCGTGGAAGTGGTGGACTAA
- a CDS encoding 50S ribosomal protein L1, translated as MKTVGKRFKGAATKVDKNEVYSPDDAVRLAKETASAKFDETVDLAIQLGVDPKKGDQVVRGVTNLPHGTGKKQRVLVFAKGPAADAAQAAGAEMVGAEELVEQIQKGWKDWKNFDVIVAEQALMPVISKIGGVLKAAMPTPKSGTVTTDPGKVVEDIKKASRVDYRVEKAGIVHMPIGKASFSEAQLKENLAAALSALIKAKPQGARGRYLQRITISTTMGPGIRVDTVAAQRLGEVGV; from the coding sequence ATGAAGACAGTAGGTAAACGATTCAAAGGTGCAGCTACCAAAGTCGATAAGAACGAGGTCTACTCGCCAGACGATGCCGTTCGATTGGCCAAGGAGACGGCTTCGGCCAAGTTTGACGAAACCGTCGATTTGGCGATACAGTTGGGCGTCGATCCTAAGAAGGGCGATCAAGTGGTGCGCGGCGTTACCAATCTTCCGCATGGAACGGGCAAGAAGCAGCGAGTGCTGGTGTTTGCAAAGGGACCTGCGGCCGATGCGGCACAGGCAGCGGGCGCGGAGATGGTCGGCGCAGAGGAACTGGTCGAGCAGATTCAGAAAGGCTGGAAGGACTGGAAGAACTTCGATGTGATTGTAGCCGAACAGGCTTTGATGCCTGTCATCAGCAAGATCGGCGGCGTTTTGAAAGCGGCAATGCCGACGCCCAAGTCGGGCACGGTTACGACCGATCCGGGCAAAGTGGTGGAGGACATCAAGAAGGCGAGCCGCGTCGACTATCGAGTTGAGAAGGCCGGAATCGTGCACATGCCAATCGGCAAGGCTTCGTTTAGCGAAGCGCAGCTGAAGGAGAACTTGGCTGCCGCGCTGAGCGCATTGATCAAAGCCAAGCCTCAGGGCGCAAGGGGTCGGTATCTGCAACGGATCACGATCTCGACGACGATGGGGCCTGGCATCCGGGTCGATACGGTCGCGGCGCAGAGACTTGGCGAAGTCGGAGTTTAG
- a CDS encoding tetratricopeptide repeat protein — protein MRNWIVLTLLACSFTAFGQPKFTIKISGNEAKSGASISGIVNVEALIDTDDLITGVEFRVVGEVRGIDASTPYEFEWDTIADKEGSTDLVIVAKFQNGQQARHTMNLNIDNQVGLGGQAHLDRANEFFRNGQTARAVLSARIALKADESLNAARTLLAQSYIREGKLREALAAADALAMRASESSEAFALKSRIHYRRARANVGEFAEEMAMGVDAAVRAMEIRTKMASSANGAEALALQADAAYVRGDYEQAANVFAQLSDGDPRNVRHINRWLQANLRAAKYREAIVIATNAENRGTADDYTFVALGLAHAMQNRTNEAASAFAKARQKNADSHHLKRAQAFLDIRDGKHAAARNALIALQNDSDNSAETAFLLMWAHASMREYDRANEQFWRTLDLDPLYVDALVLRGFESIGESARPGDEQFAETARSYFALALKARPNHGQAQLGDLFAMAMAIHYWLRDIAADDPDQKELAYKHAREMQTRIPQLINSHRGQAWFHFGMGIVMEQAGKLRLASSNASDAELRQDDARRDKLSRDAEREVGIAQQIEKDRIPAASVPAPIRGLETLWRLLFPPMMSNP, from the coding sequence ATGCGCAATTGGATAGTCTTAACCCTATTAGCGTGCAGTTTTACGGCTTTTGGCCAGCCCAAGTTTACGATCAAGATATCGGGCAACGAGGCCAAGAGCGGGGCCAGCATATCTGGAATCGTCAACGTGGAGGCGCTGATCGACACGGACGATCTGATCACCGGCGTCGAGTTCCGCGTTGTTGGCGAAGTGAGAGGCATCGACGCGAGCACTCCCTATGAGTTCGAATGGGACACGATCGCTGATAAAGAGGGGTCGACCGATTTAGTGATCGTTGCCAAGTTTCAGAACGGCCAACAGGCCCGACACACGATGAACCTGAACATTGACAATCAGGTTGGTCTGGGCGGTCAGGCGCATTTGGACCGAGCGAACGAGTTCTTCCGTAACGGCCAGACGGCTCGGGCGGTTTTGTCGGCTCGGATCGCGCTGAAGGCGGACGAATCGCTGAACGCGGCTAGGACGCTGTTGGCGCAATCGTACATCCGTGAGGGCAAACTGCGCGAGGCTTTAGCGGCGGCGGACGCTCTGGCGATGCGGGCGAGCGAATCTTCTGAAGCCTTTGCTCTAAAGAGTCGAATCCACTATCGGCGAGCGCGCGCGAACGTTGGCGAGTTTGCCGAGGAGATGGCGATGGGCGTCGATGCCGCTGTTCGGGCGATGGAGATTCGCACCAAAATGGCTTCATCGGCCAACGGCGCCGAGGCGCTGGCGCTGCAAGCAGACGCGGCTTATGTTCGTGGAGATTATGAGCAGGCGGCCAATGTATTTGCGCAACTGTCGGACGGCGATCCGCGCAACGTTCGGCACATCAATCGGTGGCTGCAGGCGAATCTAAGGGCAGCCAAGTATCGAGAGGCGATTGTAATTGCCACCAACGCTGAGAATCGCGGCACTGCGGACGACTACACCTTTGTCGCGCTGGGACTGGCGCACGCGATGCAGAACCGCACAAACGAGGCTGCGTCGGCATTCGCCAAGGCGCGACAGAAAAACGCCGATTCGCATCACCTTAAGCGGGCGCAAGCGTTTCTGGACATTCGAGACGGGAAGCATGCGGCGGCTCGAAACGCCTTGATCGCTCTTCAGAACGACAGCGACAACTCGGCCGAGACGGCGTTCCTTTTGATGTGGGCGCACGCCTCCATGCGAGAGTACGACCGAGCGAACGAACAGTTTTGGCGCACGCTCGATTTGGATCCGCTTTATGTGGACGCGCTCGTACTGAGAGGTTTTGAATCGATTGGCGAGAGCGCTCGTCCTGGCGACGAGCAGTTTGCGGAGACGGCTCGTTCTTACTTTGCCCTTGCTCTTAAAGCACGGCCCAATCACGGCCAGGCGCAGTTGGGCGACCTGTTTGCGATGGCGATGGCGATTCACTACTGGTTGCGCGACATCGCTGCGGACGATCCGGATCAGAAAGAGCTCGCGTATAAGCACGCTCGAGAGATGCAGACGCGGATTCCCCAATTGATCAACTCGCACCGTGGTCAGGCATGGTTTCACTTTGGCATGGGGATTGTGATGGAGCAAGCGGGCAAACTGCGTTTGGCGTCTTCAAATGCGAGCGATGCCGAGTTGCGACAGGATGATGCTCGCCGGGATAAGCTTTCGCGCGATGCCGAGCGAGAGGTTGGGATTGCCCAACAGATCGAGAAGGATCGGATCCCAGCGGCCAGCGTACCGGCGCCGATTCGCGGTCTGGAGACGCTCTGGCGGTTGCTTTTTCCGCCGATGATGTCCAACCCGTAG
- a CDS encoding HIT domain-containing protein, whose protein sequence is MSERLWAPWRLQYIQNADVAEGCIFCDKPSEKRDRENLILHRFETCFVILNLFPYVSGHLMVAPFRHLGELNEMTSEEKLEMIEATDACCRALQAVYRPQGFNLGANIGRSAGAGIVGHVHMHIVPRWAGDTNFMSVVGQTRVLPESLEDTYDKLIEALPNVL, encoded by the coding sequence ATGAGCGAGCGTCTTTGGGCGCCGTGGCGCCTTCAATATATTCAGAACGCGGATGTTGCGGAAGGCTGCATTTTTTGCGACAAGCCAAGCGAGAAGCGCGATCGCGAGAATCTGATCCTGCATCGCTTTGAGACCTGTTTCGTGATTCTGAATCTCTTCCCCTATGTTTCGGGTCATCTGATGGTCGCGCCGTTTAGACACCTGGGAGAGCTGAATGAGATGACCTCTGAGGAGAAACTGGAGATGATCGAGGCGACGGACGCTTGCTGTCGAGCTCTGCAGGCGGTCTATCGTCCGCAGGGCTTTAATTTGGGCGCGAACATTGGGCGATCTGCCGGGGCGGGCATCGTGGGACATGTTCACATGCACATTGTGCCTCGATGGGCCGGGGATACTAACTTTATGTCGGTTGTTGGACAGACAAGGGTCCTGCCGGAATCGTTGGAAGACACCTATGACAAGTTGATCGAGGCTTTGCCGAATGTCCTCTGA
- a CDS encoding tetratricopeptide repeat protein, which yields MTLAQVEEKIEALVKEALELFEQKRYPEAMLAIEGVLALDPENATAYSLRGLIHEKRGAREDAIASFERVVALNPFSVADRAKLEALKSGEPSDISKTVMPRERSIWEEMAPIAFAALAGVLVLGFGIWFASIKLSATTVAKPDNAMPTSITEHRDDGRQAIPETRTPPETGTVRATTIPPADSSSSDERLMPMSIDPSRLSLSGPSSRPSEPAAPSPAPPTEPAPRDDASLIMPDVGAKESSKAVYDIRVSRPDPNAPPRTTEGADALIRLAQDHQRAQDYRKAIDLYQQALPTTKNVGETHQQIALCYQRLGDRARAREHYRSAIAAYDAQIREGRDVALARRGADTSRIALSILEE from the coding sequence ATGACGCTTGCACAAGTCGAAGAAAAAATCGAGGCGCTGGTTAAAGAGGCCTTGGAGCTTTTTGAACAGAAGCGCTACCCCGAGGCGATGTTGGCCATCGAGGGGGTGTTGGCGCTCGATCCTGAGAACGCTACGGCCTATTCGTTGCGCGGGCTGATTCATGAGAAGCGCGGCGCCCGAGAGGATGCGATCGCTTCTTTCGAGCGCGTTGTAGCGCTCAACCCCTTCAGCGTTGCCGATCGGGCCAAGTTAGAGGCGCTCAAGTCGGGCGAGCCGAGCGACATTAGCAAGACGGTCATGCCGAGAGAGAGAAGCATTTGGGAAGAGATGGCTCCAATTGCTTTTGCTGCGTTGGCCGGGGTCTTAGTGTTGGGATTCGGCATTTGGTTCGCCTCGATCAAACTGTCGGCGACCACAGTTGCAAAGCCCGACAATGCGATGCCGACATCGATAACGGAGCACCGAGACGATGGTCGACAGGCGATACCGGAAACGCGAACTCCGCCTGAAACCGGCACGGTGCGCGCTACGACCATTCCTCCTGCCGATTCGTCCTCGAGCGACGAGCGATTAATGCCGATGTCGATCGATCCTTCTCGGCTTTCGTTGTCGGGCCCTTCGTCTCGGCCTTCGGAGCCGGCAGCTCCATCGCCCGCTCCTCCCACTGAGCCTGCGCCGAGGGACGACGCATCGCTGATCATGCCGGATGTGGGTGCGAAAGAGAGCAGCAAGGCCGTCTACGACATTCGAGTTTCGCGTCCTGATCCGAACGCGCCGCCCCGCACGACCGAGGGCGCCGACGCCCTGATCAGGCTTGCGCAAGACCATCAGCGCGCTCAAGACTATAGGAAGGCGATCGATCTGTATCAACAGGCGCTGCCGACTACTAAGAACGTCGGCGAGACTCATCAGCAGATCGCGCTTTGCTATCAGCGATTGGGCGACAGGGCTCGCGCAAGAGAGCATTATCGGTCGGCGATCGCTGCCTATGATGCGCAGATCAGAGAGGGCCGCGACGTTGCTTTGGCTCGCCGCGGCGCGGACACCTCGCGCATTGCGCTCAGCATATTAGAAGAGTAA